CCTCGTCGTGGCCGTCTCGCTTCTCGTCCCGGTCGGCGCCGTCGGCGGCGTTCCCGCGGTTCGTCTCACCGTCTCCGACGCCGTCGTCGCCCCGGCCACGCCCGTCGTGGGCGAACAGGTCACGGTGACGGTCACCGTCGCCAACTCCGTCGGGAGCGAGTCCGCCGTCAGCGTCGACCAACTCCGACTGACCGACGGCGACCGGGAAGTCGCCCGCGCGACGCGCGTCGGGGCGCTTTCGCCGGGCGACGCCGTGACCGTCCCCCTCGCCGCGTCGTTCGCCGAGGCGGGACCGCGGGTGCTCACGCTCTCGGTCGTCGGTACCGACGCGAACGACCGGACCGTGCGCGTGGACCGCCCCGTACCCGTGGTCGTCGAGTCCGCCCCGCCACTCGTCGAACTCGCCGTCGCCGAGGCGGCCGTCGAGAGCGAGTCGCGCCTCGCCGTCTCCCTGTCGAACCCGACGACCGCGCCGATGCGAAACCTCGTCGTCGCGGTCAACGAGTCGCTCGGGCAGGCCGTCGAGAGTCGGCGGACGCTCCCGACCCTCGCGGCCGGCGAGACGGCGACGCTGAACCTCTCGGTCGTCCCCGACGAACCGGGCGTCCGGACCGCGAGCGTGGACGTGACCTACACCACCGCTTCCGGCGTCGCCCGGACGACGACGTTCGCCCGGTCCGTCGCCGTCGACCCGTTCGTCGACGACGTGGGTCTGGCCGTCGTCCCCGTCCGACCCGACGAGGCGGCCGACGACGCGACCGGCGGACTGGGCGGCCTCCTCGGCGGACTGGGCGGCGTCGCCGGCGTCGGCGGCGGCGGCGCGGTCACCACCGGCGGCGACGGCGCCGCGGACGACCCGCTCCCGATCCGCTACGAGGTGACGGCGACCAACTTCGGCACCGTGCCCGTCGACAGCCTCGTCCTCGCGCCGACGACCGAGAACGAGACGCTCCCCAGAGTTCGCCTCCCCGAGTCGCTCGCGCCCGGCGAGTCGGCGACGGCGACGCTCGACCTCTCGGCCGTCCGCGCGCCCGCCACCGTGACGTTGGACGCGACGTACCGCGCGGGGGTCCGGGCGGGCGAGACGAACGCGACGTTCCGACACACGCCCGCCGTCGCAGACGTGCGACTCACCGACCTCGACGTGCTCCGAGACGGGGACGCCGAGGGTCGCGTGACCGTCTCGGGCAACGTGGCGAACCTCGGCGACGCCGACCTCACGGGCGTCGTCGTCGCCGGCGTCGCCACCGACGACGTGCGTCCGGTCTACCCGCACCGCGACTACTTCGTCGGGTCGCTCGGCGGGAGCGACTTCGCGCCGTTCGAACTCACCGCCGCGGTCAACGAGTCCGCGGCCGCGGTTCCGGTGCGAGTGACGTACCGCGTCGACGGCGAACGCGTCGAACGCACCGTTCGCGTCCCGCTCTCGGACGACGACGCCGAAGCGAACGGACCGCTCGCCGCGTCGTTCGGCGGCGGGCCGGTCGGAGACGGGGCGGTCGGTGCCGTCGCGGGCGGCACCGGCGGTGCCCTGTTCGCACTCGTCGCGGGCGTCCTCGCGGTCGGTCTCCTCGGGGCCGGTGCCCTCCGCAGGGGACCGGTTCGGGGATGGATACAGCGTCGCCGCGGGAGCGGCGATTCGGGGTCGTCCCGACGCGACGACGCCGAGGCAAGTCGGCGTGACGACGCGGTGACGACTCGACCCGACGCGTTCGGACCGGGGCGGAGCGAGCCGTGAGTTCGCGGTACGTCTCCGCACTTCGACTCCCGACGGTTCGGCTCGCCCGGAGGAACCTCTCGCGTAACCGGATTCGGACGGGGCTGGCCGCCCTCGGCATCGTCATCGGCGTCTTCGCCATCGCCGCCCTCGGCATCCTCGGGAGCGTACTCGAACTCACCGCCGCCGACTCTATCGGCTCGCTCGGAAATCAGGTCATCGTGACGCCGAACGCCGACGCGGGCGTCCAGTCGCTCACCGACCGCGACGTGCAGGCGATTCGGCGCGCCGCCGCCGGCGCGGAGGTGATACCCATCGTCTCCGGCGGCGCCCTCGCGGCCAACGGCGACCGGCAGACGTTCGCCACGCTGTACGGCCTCGACGACCCGAACGCCCTCTTCGAACCGGGCGAGGGCGAACTGCCGGTCCGTCACCGCCGCGGCGCCATCGTCGGCGCGGACGTGGCCGCGGAACTCGGTCTCTCCGTCGGTCGGTCGGTCGCGATAGAGGGTCGCGAGTATCGCGTCGTCGCCGTCCTCGCGGAGACGGAGGGCATCTCGCTGGTGCAGGCCGACGGCGCGATTCTCCTCCCGCGGGACGCGTTCGTCCAGCGAGACTACTCGCAGGTCATCGTCCGCGCCGACACCGGCCCGGCGGCGACGCGCGCGGCCGACGCCGTCCGCGAGACGCTCAACGTCCGCGACGACCGCGTCTCCGTCTTCGAACTCTCGGCGGTCACCTCGCAGGTGAACCGCTTCTTCGACCTCCTGAACGCCTTCCTCCTCGGCATCGGTGCCATCTCGCTCGTCGT
This portion of the Halogeometricum rufum genome encodes:
- a CDS encoding ABC transporter permease; this translates as MSSRYVSALRLPTVRLARRNLSRNRIRTGLAALGIVIGVFAIAALGILGSVLELTAADSIGSLGNQVIVTPNADAGVQSLTDRDVQAIRRAAAGAEVIPIVSGGALAANGDRQTFATLYGLDDPNALFEPGEGELPVRHRRGAIVGADVAAELGLSVGRSVAIEGREYRVVAVLAETEGISLVQADGAILLPRDAFVQRDYSQVIVRADTGPAATRAADAVRETLNVRDDRVSVFELSAVTSQVNRFFDLLNAFLLGIGAISLVVAGVAILNVMLMSVNERREEIGVLRAVGVQRIDVLRTILVEAGLLGVAGGLAGVGLAVVGTAALYVAIPEVTLSVVLAARNGGFLLLAFGFGVAVSLLSGLYPAWRAASRPPVDALRRT
- a CDS encoding COG1361 family protein; its protein translation is MNAARLLALVVAVSLLVPVGAVGGVPAVRLTVSDAVVAPATPVVGEQVTVTVTVANSVGSESAVSVDQLRLTDGDREVARATRVGALSPGDAVTVPLAASFAEAGPRVLTLSVVGTDANDRTVRVDRPVPVVVESAPPLVELAVAEAAVESESRLAVSLSNPTTAPMRNLVVAVNESLGQAVESRRTLPTLAAGETATLNLSVVPDEPGVRTASVDVTYTTASGVARTTTFARSVAVDPFVDDVGLAVVPVRPDEAADDATGGLGGLLGGLGGVAGVGGGGAVTTGGDGAADDPLPIRYEVTATNFGTVPVDSLVLAPTTENETLPRVRLPESLAPGESATATLDLSAVRAPATVTLDATYRAGVRAGETNATFRHTPAVADVRLTDLDVLRDGDAEGRVTVSGNVANLGDADLTGVVVAGVATDDVRPVYPHRDYFVGSLGGSDFAPFELTAAVNESAAAVPVRVTYRVDGERVERTVRVPLSDDDAEANGPLAASFGGGPVGDGAVGAVAGGTGGALFALVAGVLAVGLLGAGALRRGPVRGWIQRRRGSGDSGSSRRDDAEASRRDDAVTTRPDAFGPGRSEP